The Chryseobacterium glaciei DNA window CGACAGGAAAAGCAGGAAATCCGAAGCCCTGACTCATCACCACAGAAGCTGTTTTGTGTCCTACTCCAGCCAATTCTTCCAATTCTTCATAGGTTTGCGGAACAATACTGTTATGTTTTTCTACTAATACTTCTGCCATTTTTTTTAGATTCTTAGCTTTGGTATTGGATAGTCCGATTTCTTTGATCAGTTCTTTAATTTCAGAAACTTCTAATTTTGCCATTTTTTCAGGCGTATCTGCAACGGCAAATAATTGAGGCGTCACCTGATTCACTTTTTTATCGGTCGTCTGCGCAGAAAGTGCCACAGCAACCATCAACGTATAAGCATCAGAATGTTCTAATGGAATCGGAACTACCGGATATAATTTTTCTAATTCAATTTGAGCAAGCTCAGCCCTTTGCTTTTTTGTCATTTAACCATTAAATTTGAACAAAATTAAATCATTATGT harbors:
- a CDS encoding endonuclease III domain-containing protein, with protein sequence MTKKQRAELAQIELEKLYPVVPIPLEHSDAYTLMVAVALSAQTTDKKVNQVTPQLFAVADTPEKMAKLEVSEIKELIKEIGLSNTKAKNLKKMAEVLVEKHNSIVPQTYEELEELAGVGHKTASVVMSQGFGFPAFPVDTHIHRLMTQWKLTSGKNVVETERDAKNIWKEEVWNKLHLQIIFYGREYSPARGKGEKDFITKMMFDK